In Alkalihalobacterium alkalinitrilicum, a genomic segment contains:
- a CDS encoding DUF1292 domain-containing protein, with translation MTQEERERIIIPDENGDEHLFEELFKFTVDETGKSYILLVPVGDSEEDDEDDDMQEVIAFQYEDKEGDDGSDLALMPIETDEEWAMVEEMLNTFVEEQDDEE, from the coding sequence ATGACACAAGAAGAAAGAGAACGAATTATTATCCCAGATGAAAATGGAGATGAGCATCTATTTGAAGAACTATTTAAGTTTACAGTAGATGAAACTGGGAAGTCTTATATTCTTCTCGTTCCCGTTGGAGACAGTGAAGAGGATGACGAAGATGATGATATGCAAGAAGTCATTGCATTTCAATATGAGGACAAAGAAGGCGACGACGGAAGTGATCTTGCGTTAATGCCTATCGAAACTGACGAAGAATGGGCAATGGTTGAGGAAATGCTCAATACATTCGTTGAAGAACAAGACGACGAGGAATAA
- the mltG gene encoding endolytic transglycosylase MltG has translation MSDSKDNQLEKYAEKVRRAKIVRKIVLISVAIIFFIFISALAFGYIYIKSALGPMDDESIEMVAVEIPIGSSSTQIGRILEDEGVIKNGLFFRYYVRYKNETGFQAGNYELSKAMTLDEIIDELKEGRMMQDADLVFTVPEGLWLVNVARIIAQNTDHEEETIIETLSDEEYLNKLIENYDVLTEDILTEGIRHPLEGYLFPARYDFLEEDVSIEVIIESMIERTDKVVTTYMGYYPDHPYSIHETLTLASIIEREAQKEEDRYKISGVLYNRLDRNMRLQVDPTVAYAIGEHLYMTSIAQTRVDSPYNTYMYAGIPIGPVANPGEASIKAAFEPEEIDYLYFYARYGGDVLYSKTYEEHNRIHQQYRHEWAEAAQSEESGEDE, from the coding sequence GTGAGTGATTCAAAAGATAACCAACTAGAGAAGTATGCTGAGAAAGTCCGGAGGGCAAAAATTGTCCGAAAAATTGTACTTATAAGTGTCGCAATTATATTTTTTATTTTTATATCAGCATTAGCATTTGGTTATATATATATTAAATCAGCTCTAGGGCCTATGGATGATGAAAGTATAGAAATGGTAGCTGTCGAAATTCCAATTGGTTCATCAAGTACGCAAATCGGAAGAATTTTAGAAGATGAAGGGGTCATTAAAAATGGCTTATTCTTTCGTTATTATGTAAGATACAAAAATGAAACTGGCTTTCAAGCTGGGAACTACGAGCTATCCAAAGCAATGACATTAGATGAAATTATTGATGAATTAAAAGAAGGGCGAATGATGCAAGATGCAGATCTTGTTTTTACAGTGCCTGAGGGATTGTGGTTAGTAAATGTAGCACGGATTATTGCCCAAAATACAGACCACGAGGAAGAAACAATTATCGAGACGTTAAGTGATGAAGAATACCTAAATAAGTTAATTGAAAATTATGATGTGTTAACGGAGGATATATTAACAGAGGGTATTCGTCACCCGTTGGAAGGGTATTTATTCCCAGCACGATATGATTTCCTTGAAGAAGATGTTTCTATTGAAGTAATTATTGAATCGATGATTGAACGGACAGATAAAGTCGTTACAACGTATATGGGGTATTATCCAGATCACCCGTATTCGATCCATGAAACTCTAACATTAGCTTCAATTATTGAACGAGAAGCACAAAAAGAAGAAGACCGTTATAAGATATCTGGCGTATTGTACAATCGACTAGACCGTAATATGAGGTTGCAAGTTGATCCTACGGTTGCTTATGCGATCGGTGAACATCTATATATGACCTCTATCGCACAGACAAGAGTAGACTCACCGTACAATACGTATATGTATGCAGGAATTCCAATTGGACCAGTGGCTAACCCTGGAGAAGCTTCGATAAAGGCTGCATTTGAACCAGAAGAAATTGATTATTTATACTTTTATGCGAGATACGGTGGAGACGTTTTGTATTCCAAAACGTATGAGGAACATAACCGTATTCACCAACAGTATAGACATGAATGGGCTGAAGCTGCACAATCGGAAGAAAGCGGAGAAGATGAATAA
- a CDS encoding IreB family regulatory phosphoprotein, giving the protein MGSMDNTMKFNIQDDTVDVDVREVLLTVYEALEEKGYHPINQIVGYLLSGDPAYIPRHKDARSIIRKLERDELIEELVKSYLSQHQEEK; this is encoded by the coding sequence ATGGGCTCAATGGACAATACGATGAAGTTTAATATTCAAGATGATACGGTTGATGTCGATGTCCGCGAAGTGCTGCTAACGGTTTATGAAGCCCTTGAGGAGAAAGGTTATCACCCAATCAATCAAATTGTTGGATATCTATTATCTGGTGACCCTGCATACATTCCAAGACACAAGGATGCCAGGTCGATTATTCGTAAGTTAGAGCGCGATGAATTGATTGAGGAGCTAGTAAAGTCTTATTTGTCACAGCACCAAGAGGAGAAGTAA
- the ruvX gene encoding Holliday junction resolvase RuvX: protein MRILGLDVGTKTIGIAISDELGWTAQGIETYRRKEDDQTADTNYIVNLAKEYNVGAIVVGLPKNMNGTIGPSGEACQQFAEVIKENVDCPVILWDERLTTVAAERMLISADVSRKKRKKVIDKMAAVMILQGYLDSKSN from the coding sequence ATGAGAATTTTAGGCTTAGATGTAGGCACTAAAACGATTGGAATTGCTATTAGTGATGAATTAGGGTGGACAGCTCAGGGCATTGAAACGTACAGACGAAAAGAGGATGACCAGACAGCGGATACAAACTATATTGTAAATCTTGCTAAAGAGTACAATGTTGGAGCTATCGTTGTTGGATTGCCTAAAAATATGAACGGAACCATCGGACCAAGTGGAGAGGCATGTCAACAATTCGCAGAAGTAATAAAAGAGAATGTTGACTGCCCTGTTATCTTATGGGACGAGCGTCTTACGACGGTTGCAGCTGAAAGAATGTTAATTTCAGCGGATGTTAGCCGAAAAAAGCGAAAAAAAGTCATTGATAAGATGGCTGCTGTCATGATCTTACAAGGTTACTTAGACAGTAAATCAAATTAA
- a CDS encoding O-methyltransferase, with amino-acid sequence MLPNDHKINTYIESLIPNRNDLLTEMEQLARDQQVPIMELVGIEAMLQLLRMNQPHSILEIGTAIGYSAIRMAQALENVKVVTIERDEHRYSQALHYIERANLGNRIDVIFGDALQVGEQLEFYAPFDVLFIDAAKGQYENFFHIYEPFVRSGGLIISDNILFRGLVAEESIENKNHAGMARKLRRYNEWLMKNEQFTTTILPIGDGIALSIKK; translated from the coding sequence ATGCTTCCTAATGATCATAAAATAAATACGTATATTGAATCGCTGATTCCTAACCGAAATGATCTGCTCACAGAAATGGAGCAACTAGCTAGAGATCAGCAAGTACCGATTATGGAGTTAGTTGGTATTGAAGCCATGTTACAACTTCTAAGAATGAACCAACCTCATTCCATTCTTGAAATTGGAACAGCGATCGGCTACTCTGCTATTCGAATGGCACAAGCTTTAGAAAATGTAAAAGTAGTCACAATTGAACGAGATGAACATCGGTATAGTCAAGCGTTACATTATATTGAACGAGCGAATTTAGGTAATCGAATAGATGTCATTTTTGGAGATGCTTTACAAGTAGGCGAACAACTTGAATTTTATGCCCCATTTGATGTATTATTTATTGATGCTGCTAAAGGGCAATATGAAAATTTTTTTCATATCTATGAGCCGTTTGTTCGTTCAGGAGGGCTCATCATATCTGATAATATACTTTTTCGTGGCTTGGTGGCTGAAGAAAGTATCGAAAATAAAAATCATGCAGGCATGGCTAGAAAACTCCGTCGATATAATGAATGGTTGATGAAAAATGAGCAATTTACAACGACCATTTTGCCTATAGGAGATGGCATTGCCCTATCTATAAAAAAGTAA